The following is a genomic window from Nitrososphaerota archaeon.
TCATGGCCGTCTGTGACCTCGCGCCTAGCCCTCAACTTGTCCCCGTCGACTCCGATTTCGCTAACATAGCTGACCTGCGGGATGCCGAGCCAACCCGCGGTGCTCGGCGGGACCTGTTCGGTGCTCCCGTCGGATGACGCTTCTCCACACATCACCAAGTCGAACGGCTTCAGCTTCTCTATGCCCGCGGCGAGGACCCGCGACGTGGCGTACGTGTCAGCACCTCCGAACACCCTGTCGCTGAGCAGGACTGCGTCGTCCGCCCCCATGGCCACCGCCAGCTTGAGGAAGGGCTCGAACGAGGGCGGCCCCATCGAAAGAACCGTCACCTTCCCTCCCGTAGAATCTTTCAGTTTGAGCGCTGCCTCCAGGGCGTTCTTGTCTGCGTCGTTGATCACGTTTTCCACCCCTTCCCTCACTATCGTCTTCCGCTGTTCGTCGAATTTGATCTGCTCGATCTTAGGAGCGACCTTCATGCAGACTATTGTGTTCGTGTACCCCCGCCCCCGAGCTCTGAAATCAGCCTGGGGACAAGCTTCCTTGCGTCCCCGACGACACAATAGTCAGCGTGCTTGAATATTTCAGCGCATGGGTCCGAGTTCACTGCCACCACAGTCTCCACATTCCTCAGCCCGGACGTAAAGTGCGCCGCCCCGCTCACCCCCACCACCACGGCCAGCTTAGCACTCAGGCTGACGCCAGTCGAGCCGACCACCAGGTTCTTGGGGGCCATCCCCTTGTCAGCCAGAGGTCTCGACACGCCGAACGTCGAGCCTGAAACTTCAGCCAGCTCCTTCGGCAACGTCAGGTCGTCTTTGCATCCCAGCCCTGCAACTACCACCCTCTGGGCCTTCCTCACGCCCTCCCCATGCTGGACAGCCCTCTCGACCACCTGGCACCTGACATCCTCGGGTTTGAGCGCCACTGGGAACGGTTCCACCGTCCCTGCCTGGTCCGTGGGGGTAGGCGCCGGGAATACGCCG
Proteins encoded in this region:
- a CDS encoding electron transfer flavoprotein subunit beta/FixA family protein gives rise to the protein MKVAPKIEQIKFDEQRKTIVREGVENVINDADKNALEAALKLKDSTGGKVTVLSMGPPSFEPFLKLAVAMGADDAVLLSDRVFGGADTYATSRVLAAGIEKLKPFDLVMCGEASSDGSTEQVPPSTAGWLGIPQVSYVSEIGVDGDKLRARREVTDGHETVEVRPPVLVSVQLGCNSPRFPDFRRKRWAENEFKLRVMSNQDLGFATGDVGLEGSRTEVIGLSMMRSPERKKELIQGSDDEVVKRLVKVIRG
- a CDS encoding electron transfer flavoprotein subunit alpha/FixB family protein, with translation MADGVLVFLEQIDGVVEDSSYEVLGKGREIAGKLGARVTGVILGEGVQALAEECAHRGADLVLAADSPVLKNFTAEAYADVVAAMVKERDPGILLIGATHNGTALAGVLAVRLGAGLMAHVVDLEIERGTGMLLGSVPGFGGSIVAICKCKKGRPQMATVRPGVFPAPTPTDQAGTVEPFPVALKPEDVRCQVVERAVQHGEGVRKAQRVVVAGLGCKDDLTLPKELAEVSGSTFGVSRPLADKGMAPKNLVVGSTGVSLSAKLAVVVGVSGAAHFTSGLRNVETVVAVNSDPCAEIFKHADYCVVGDARKLVPRLISELGGGGTRTQ